One Halolamina litorea genomic window carries:
- a CDS encoding flippase activity-associated protein Agl23, which produces MPRVSPQGSSDEDRATGRALRALLGLSALSLLVRLFGLGGRIFHWDEGRVGYWILRYHETGEFAYRPIIHGPFIQHADALLFHVVPATDFWARFPVAVVTAALPLTAWLLRRHLDDRETVALGLLLTFQPLLLYYSRFMRSDPLVGAFCFAAFALLVRAYDTRRLAPVFAASAALALGFASKENAILYVACFGGAAAVCYDHRLLRAGVDGADGTGSGARGRLRADGAAIREWAADRAGDPPYPVWAGGALGGVVATFIAITVVMYAPRPEAWNALGSVSALVDVSVSTLGDTISELTDVWLDRDGGDRSYLAFFHDIVETLVFGAPFLFAFGFVGYFADGFGLGEAAPRRRTLVSFCLYWAAASVIGYPIATDIQAPWAVYHIVLPLTVPAAVGVGALVGVVERELTAGDESLADALGRIADGGVGGLPHPVRALSDTDRTVPVVLAVLLLTGGAVGVVGLNVDYWNSTEYEDREVLQWAQPHNELKPTMSDVEAVAADNAGTDVLFYPSGSGEFYVADESSLQRAPPGGPAWHSRLPLPWYLERAGADVTSSTPDTPPAEALADAPPVVIAHDESRDELAAELDGYEVRQHPFKLWGEEVVVFIDREALAAA; this is translated from the coding sequence ATGCCACGGGTGTCACCGCAGGGATCGAGCGACGAGGACCGAGCGACGGGGCGTGCGCTGCGCGCGCTGCTCGGGCTCTCGGCGCTGTCGCTGCTGGTGCGCCTCTTCGGGCTGGGCGGTCGGATCTTCCACTGGGACGAGGGGCGCGTGGGCTACTGGATCCTGCGCTACCACGAAACCGGCGAGTTCGCCTACCGACCGATCATCCACGGCCCGTTCATCCAACACGCCGATGCCCTCCTCTTCCACGTCGTCCCCGCGACCGACTTCTGGGCGCGGTTCCCCGTCGCCGTCGTCACCGCGGCGCTACCGCTGACGGCGTGGCTGCTGCGCCGACACCTCGACGACCGCGAGACGGTCGCGCTCGGGCTCCTGTTGACGTTCCAGCCGCTGTTGCTCTACTACTCGCGGTTCATGCGCTCGGACCCGCTGGTGGGGGCGTTCTGTTTCGCCGCGTTCGCGCTGCTGGTCCGGGCCTACGACACCCGGCGCCTGGCACCGGTGTTCGCCGCGAGCGCGGCGCTCGCGCTGGGGTTCGCCAGCAAGGAGAACGCCATCCTCTACGTCGCCTGCTTCGGGGGCGCCGCGGCGGTCTGCTACGACCACCGACTGCTCCGTGCGGGCGTCGACGGCGCCGACGGGACGGGTTCGGGCGCCCGTGGGCGCCTCCGTGCCGACGGTGCCGCGATCCGCGAGTGGGCCGCCGACCGTGCAGGTGACCCCCCGTATCCGGTTTGGGCCGGGGGTGCCCTCGGCGGGGTGGTGGCGACGTTCATCGCCATCACCGTCGTCATGTACGCGCCGCGGCCAGAGGCGTGGAACGCACTCGGCTCGGTCTCCGCACTGGTCGACGTGAGCGTCAGCACTCTCGGCGACACCATCTCCGAGCTAACCGACGTGTGGCTCGACCGCGACGGGGGCGACCGTTCGTACCTCGCTTTCTTCCACGACATCGTGGAGACGCTGGTCTTCGGCGCCCCGTTCCTGTTCGCCTTCGGCTTCGTCGGCTACTTCGCCGACGGCTTCGGGCTCGGGGAGGCGGCGCCGCGCCGGCGCACGCTGGTCTCGTTCTGTCTCTACTGGGCGGCCGCGAGCGTGATCGGCTACCCCATCGCCACCGACATTCAGGCGCCGTGGGCGGTCTACCACATCGTGCTCCCGCTGACGGTCCCAGCGGCGGTCGGCGTCGGCGCACTCGTCGGCGTCGTCGAACGCGAACTGACGGCGGGGGACGAGTCCCTCGCCGACGCGCTCGGTCGGATCGCCGACGGTGGCGTCGGTGGGCTCCCCCACCCTGTCCGGGCGCTCTCCGACACTGACCGCACTGTCCCGGTCGTGCTCGCGGTGTTGTTGCTCACCGGCGGCGCCGTCGGCGTCGTCGGCCTGAACGTCGACTACTGGAACAGCACCGAGTACGAGGACCGGGAGGTGCTCCAGTGGGCCCAGCCTCACAACGAACTCAAGCCAACGATGAGCGACGTCGAGGCCGTCGCCGCCGACAACGCCGGGACCGACGTGCTGTTCTACCCGAGCGGGAGCGGGGAGTTCTACGTCGCCGACGAGTCGAGTCTCCAACGGGCGCCACCCGGCGGGCCGGCCTGGCACTCCCGACTGCCGCTGCCGTGGTACCTCGAACGCGCCGGCGCCGACGTGACCTCGAGCACCCCCGACACCCCGCCCGCGGAGGCACTCGCCGACGCGCCGCCGGTCGTGATCGCTCACGACGAGAGCCGGGATGAACTCGCCGCGGAGCTCGACGGCTACGAGGTCCGACAGCACCCCTTCAAGCTCTGGGGCGAGGAGGTCGTCGTCTTCATCGACCGGGAGGCGCTGGCGGCCGCCTAA
- a CDS encoding NADH-quinone oxidoreductase subunit A, with amino-acid sequence MNPWIAIGALALVAVGIPLAMMVVSSLIRPSVPEQGKSAVYESGEIPTGTTRIRFNIQYYMVALLFVVFDIETVLIFPWTVIYRPALEGGATLVEVLAPMLLFIGVLGIGLVWAWRQGAVEWVSSPRALEHKTESNQ; translated from the coding sequence ATGAATCCATGGATAGCTATCGGCGCGTTGGCGCTCGTGGCTGTCGGCATCCCCCTCGCGATGATGGTGGTGTCGTCACTCATTCGTCCCAGCGTGCCTGAACAGGGGAAAAGTGCCGTCTACGAGAGCGGCGAGATCCCGACGGGGACGACGCGCATCCGGTTCAACATCCAGTACTACATGGTTGCGCTGCTGTTCGTCGTCTTCGACATCGAGACCGTCCTCATCTTCCCGTGGACGGTCATCTACCGGCCGGCCCTCGAAGGTGGGGCGACGCTGGTGGAGGTGCTCGCGCCGATGCTGCTGTTCATCGGTGTGTTGGGCATCGGGCTCGTCTGGGCGTGGCGGCAGGGCGCCGTCGAGTGGGTCTCGAGCCCACGTGCGCTCGAACACAAGACTGAGAGTAACCAATGA
- the purE gene encoding 5-(carboxyamino)imidazole ribonucleotide mutase, translating to MTSVTDLIDRLEADAAAERPTESTPDVGIIMGSDSDLDTMQGAFDALDALGFAEQTDHADPPAGRFSYESYVVSAHRTPDLMYAYAETAEARGLDVVIAGAGGKSADLPNMTASIAFPLPTIGVPVQEKSVDSVIGMPTGAPITAVDAGKSYNAALSAAQILAREYDEVRERLVELHDERREGVGDVSAALHDLGVAGFRDR from the coding sequence ATGACCTCAGTTACCGACCTCATCGACCGACTGGAAGCGGACGCTGCGGCCGAGCGGCCCACCGAATCGACCCCCGACGTGGGGATCATCATGGGTTCGGACTCGGACCTCGACACCATGCAGGGCGCGTTCGACGCGCTCGACGCGCTGGGGTTCGCCGAGCAGACCGACCACGCCGACCCGCCGGCGGGGCGGTTCAGCTACGAGTCCTACGTCGTCTCGGCTCACCGGACCCCGGACCTCATGTACGCCTACGCCGAGACCGCCGAGGCCCGGGGGCTGGACGTCGTCATCGCCGGTGCCGGCGGGAAATCCGCCGACCTGCCGAACATGACCGCATCCATCGCGTTCCCGCTGCCGACCATCGGCGTGCCCGTTCAGGAGAAGTCCGTCGACTCCGTGATCGGGATGCCCACGGGGGCGCCGATCACCGCCGTCGACGCCGGGAAGTCCTACAACGCCGCGCTGTCGGCGGCCCAGATCCTCGCCCGCGAGTACGACGAGGTCCGGGAGCGACTCGTCGAACTGCACGACGAGCGCCGCGAGGGCGTCGGCGACGTCTCCGCGGCGCTGCACGACCTCGGCGTGGCCGGCTTCCGCGACCGCTGA
- a CDS encoding NADH-quinone oxidoreductase subunit D codes for MSSLQEGDDTPEIEAGETELEALLDDLIVDRDDHMNAPAFVIRPDTVQETLGRLKEEAGYDHLSLVTAEEYPDRYESIYHLKKFEDPTDEVSIVVPTDAENPVSESAEPVFRTADWHEREAYDLVGIEYDDHPDLRRILLPETWQGHPMGLDYDQNRPQMVPLREHANPLQEDQRSESDSDTMFVNIGPHHPATHGVLHLKTTLDGEQVVDVEPDIGYLHRNEEQMAQNGTYRHQIMPYPDRWDYISAGLLNEWAYARAAEDLADIEVPEYAQIIRTMGAELCRIAAHMLAVGTFALDIYGDFTAIFMYAIRDREKAQNILEDLTGQRLMFNYFRLGGVVWDLPEPREEFFEKIRTFVDELPEALEEYHDLITGNEILQMRTVGTGILPKEVAKNYGATGPVARGSGIDYDIRRDDPYGYYDELDWEVPVEDGCDNFSRLLVRMREVEESAKIIEQCVDLLEDWPEEERNIQANVPRTLRPDDDTEIYRTVEGAKGELGVYIRADGTEKPARFKIRSPCFSNLQTLPEMSNGEYIPDMIAALGSLDIVLGEVDR; via the coding sequence ATGAGCAGCCTCCAGGAAGGGGACGACACCCCCGAGATCGAGGCCGGCGAGACCGAACTCGAGGCGCTGCTCGACGACCTGATCGTCGACCGCGACGACCACATGAACGCGCCGGCGTTCGTGATCCGGCCCGACACGGTCCAGGAGACCCTCGGTCGCCTCAAGGAGGAGGCCGGCTACGACCACCTCTCGCTGGTGACCGCCGAGGAGTACCCTGACCGCTACGAGTCGATCTACCACCTGAAGAAGTTCGAGGACCCGACCGACGAGGTCAGCATCGTCGTCCCGACCGACGCCGAGAACCCCGTCAGCGAGTCCGCCGAGCCGGTGTTCCGGACGGCCGACTGGCACGAACGGGAGGCCTACGACCTCGTGGGGATCGAGTACGACGACCACCCCGACCTGCGTCGGATCCTCCTGCCCGAGACGTGGCAGGGTCACCCGATGGGGCTGGACTACGACCAGAACCGCCCCCAGATGGTGCCGCTGCGGGAACACGCGAACCCGCTGCAGGAGGACCAGCGCTCCGAGAGCGACTCGGACACGATGTTCGTCAACATCGGTCCCCACCACCCGGCGACTCACGGCGTGCTCCACCTCAAGACGACCCTCGACGGCGAGCAGGTCGTCGACGTGGAGCCGGACATCGGCTACCTGCACCGCAACGAGGAGCAGATGGCCCAGAACGGCACCTACCGCCACCAGATCATGCCCTACCCGGACCGCTGGGACTACATCTCGGCGGGGCTGCTCAACGAGTGGGCCTACGCCCGCGCAGCGGAGGACCTCGCGGACATCGAGGTCCCCGAGTACGCCCAGATCATCCGGACGATGGGCGCCGAACTCTGCCGGATCGCGGCCCACATGCTCGCGGTCGGGACGTTCGCCCTCGACATCTACGGCGACTTCACGGCCATCTTCATGTACGCGATCCGCGACCGGGAGAAGGCCCAGAACATCCTCGAGGACCTCACCGGTCAGCGGCTGATGTTCAACTACTTCCGACTCGGCGGGGTCGTCTGGGACCTGCCCGAGCCCCGAGAGGAGTTCTTCGAGAAGATCCGCACGTTCGTCGACGAACTCCCCGAGGCCCTGGAGGAGTACCACGACCTGATCACGGGCAACGAGATCCTCCAGATGCGGACCGTCGGCACCGGGATCCTCCCGAAGGAGGTCGCAAAGAACTACGGTGCGACCGGGCCGGTCGCCCGTGGCTCCGGCATCGACTACGACATCCGCCGGGACGACCCGTACGGGTACTACGACGAACTCGACTGGGAGGTCCCCGTCGAGGACGGCTGTGACAACTTCAGCCGCCTGCTCGTCCGCATGCGCGAGGTCGAGGAGTCCGCGAAGATCATCGAACAGTGTGTCGACCTGCTCGAGGACTGGCCCGAGGAGGAGCGGAACATCCAGGCCAACGTCCCGCGGACGCTCCGCCCGGACGACGACACCGAGATCTACCGTACCGTCGAGGGCGCCAAGGGCGAACTCGGCGTCTACATCCGCGCCGACGGCACCGAGAAGCCCGCCCGGTTCAAGATCCGGAGTCCGTGCTTCTCGAACCTCCAGACGCTGCCGGAGATGAGCAACGGGGAGTACATCCCCGACATGATCGCCGCGCTCGGTAGCCTCGACATCGTACTCGGGGAGGTGGACCGGTGA
- a CDS encoding NADH-quinone oxidoreductase subunit B → MSSERELFRTDDSQVLTDTRDARMTGQGDRFNSTLREAFGSSPFILTKFDKFMNWVRGSSMFMLQFGIACCSIEMMHTYAVKHDLDRFHAGVPRASPRQADVMIVPGTIVSKFAPRMKRVYDQMPEPKFVVGMGSCTISGGPFQEGYNVIKGAEEVIPVDIHVPGCPPRPEALVYGVAKLQERIANGEAAPVTVKPYELEQFGDLDRDEIVDQLSDQIDEEDLVMRYNWADSP, encoded by the coding sequence ATGAGTAGCGAACGAGAACTCTTCCGGACCGACGATTCGCAAGTACTGACCGACACCCGCGATGCACGGATGACCGGGCAGGGCGACCGGTTCAACTCCACGCTTCGCGAGGCGTTCGGCTCGTCGCCGTTCATCCTCACCAAGTTCGATAAGTTCATGAACTGGGTGCGGGGCTCGTCGATGTTCATGCTGCAGTTCGGGATCGCCTGCTGCAGCATCGAAATGATGCATACCTACGCGGTCAAACACGACCTCGACCGCTTCCACGCCGGTGTCCCGCGGGCGTCCCCGCGGCAGGCCGACGTGATGATCGTTCCGGGGACGATCGTTTCGAAGTTCGCGCCGCGGATGAAGCGCGTCTACGACCAGATGCCCGAGCCGAAGTTCGTGGTCGGCATGGGCTCCTGTACCATCTCCGGCGGGCCGTTCCAGGAGGGGTACAACGTCATCAAGGGCGCCGAGGAGGTCATCCCGGTCGACATCCACGTCCCGGGCTGCCCGCCGCGGCCGGAGGCGCTGGTCTACGGCGTCGCGAAGCTGCAAGAGCGGATCGCCAACGGCGAGGCCGCCCCGGTGACGGTCAAGCCCTACGAGCTCGAACAGTTCGGCGACCTCGACCGCGACGAGATCGTCGATCAGCTCTCCGACCAGATCGACGAGGAGGACCTCGTGATGCGGTACAACTGGGCTGATTCGCCATGA
- a CDS encoding 5-(carboxyamino)imidazole ribonucleotide synthase, whose protein sequence is MSVTLPGPTLGVVGGGQLGRMLGEAASPLGVDVVVLDPTPDCPAATVAEQIEGELDDPDAVRALAERADVLTYEIETADPDLLAEVRDETDTPVHPDPETLRITGDKLREKEALAGADIPVPRFVPADTPAAVETAIDRFGGVMLKAREGGYDGRGNEPVADADAAERTLNAVGGDAVAEELLDFERELAAIGVRGADGETRVFPVTETIHREEILRGSVSPPRADEETLERAREVVADVLAELDGRGVFGVELFDLGGEIVVNEIAPRPHNSGHWTIEGTATSQFEQHVRAVLGWPLGPVDRVAPTASANVLGDVDEPQPATLSGVETVLSASDASLHWYGKREARPLRKMGHLTVVDSDAAGPDASAADALETAERLRDSLTFTE, encoded by the coding sequence ATGAGCGTCACGCTACCCGGCCCCACGCTGGGCGTCGTCGGCGGCGGCCAACTCGGCCGAATGCTCGGGGAGGCCGCCTCGCCGTTGGGCGTCGACGTGGTCGTCCTCGACCCGACACCCGACTGCCCGGCCGCGACCGTCGCCGAGCAGATCGAGGGGGAGCTCGACGACCCCGACGCGGTTCGGGCGTTGGCCGAACGCGCCGACGTGCTGACCTACGAGATCGAGACCGCCGACCCCGACCTGCTCGCCGAGGTCCGGGACGAGACCGACACGCCGGTCCACCCGGACCCCGAGACCCTGAGAATCACGGGCGACAAACTCCGGGAGAAGGAGGCTCTCGCGGGCGCCGACATCCCCGTGCCGCGGTTCGTCCCCGCGGACACCCCGGCGGCCGTCGAGACCGCGATCGACCGCTTCGGCGGGGTTATGCTGAAAGCCCGCGAGGGTGGCTACGACGGTCGGGGGAACGAACCCGTGGCCGACGCCGACGCGGCCGAACGGACGCTGAACGCCGTCGGCGGCGACGCCGTCGCCGAGGAACTGCTCGACTTCGAGCGCGAACTGGCTGCCATCGGCGTCCGCGGCGCCGACGGGGAGACCCGCGTGTTCCCCGTGACGGAGACGATCCACCGCGAGGAGATCCTCCGCGGGAGCGTCTCCCCGCCGCGGGCTGACGAGGAAACGCTGGAACGGGCTCGCGAGGTCGTGGCGGACGTGCTCGCGGAACTCGACGGTCGCGGCGTCTTCGGCGTCGAACTGTTCGACCTGGGTGGCGAGATCGTCGTCAACGAGATCGCCCCGCGGCCGCACAACTCCGGACACTGGACGATCGAAGGAACCGCCACCTCCCAGTTCGAACAGCACGTCCGAGCGGTCCTCGGCTGGCCCCTCGGCCCCGTCGACCGCGTCGCACCCACTGCCTCGGCGAACGTCCTCGGGGACGTGGACGAGCCCCAGCCGGCGACGCTCTCGGGCGTCGAGACCGTGCTCTCGGCGTCGGACGCGAGCCTCCACTGGTACGGCAAACGCGAGGCCCGACCGCTACGGAAGATGGGCCACCTCACGGTTGTCGATTCCGACGCCGCCGGCCCGGACGCGAGCGCCGCCGACGCACTCGAAACGGCCGAACGCCTGCGCGATTCACTGACCTTCACCGAATGA